The following proteins come from a genomic window of Proteiniphilum propionicum:
- a CDS encoding helix-turn-helix domain-containing protein, with protein METTYRANRTHLGYNVKRLREILGVKQEDLAERLQLSQQSISKIENKEELDNETLAKVANALNIPEDAIRNFTDEGAVHIVSNNFSDNSSAYNSYTINNPIERIVQLYDEKVELYERMLKAEQEKVALLEELLRNETAAKAKG; from the coding sequence ATGGAAACAACTTACAGGGCTAATCGGACACATTTGGGATATAACGTGAAGCGTCTTCGCGAAATTCTGGGCGTTAAACAGGAGGATTTGGCCGAGAGGCTTCAGCTCTCTCAGCAATCCATATCCAAAATTGAGAACAAAGAAGAGTTGGATAACGAAACGCTGGCAAAAGTGGCCAACGCATTGAATATCCCGGAAGATGCCATAAGGAATTTTACCGACGAGGGAGCTGTTCATATTGTGTCGAACAATTTTTCAGATAATTCCTCGGCATATAACAGTTATACGATCAATAATCCGATCGAAAGGATCGTGCAGTTGTACGATGAAAAAGTGGAGCTTTACGAGCGGATGCTTAAAGCTGAACAAGAGAAGGTTGCCTTGCTGGAAGAACTGCTCAGAAATGAAACGGCAGCCAAAGCCAAAGGTTAA
- a CDS encoding SusC/RagA family TonB-linked outer membrane protein: MNKLLRFKLFVLSLCFALAINAQDATLSGVVRDVSNNPLIGVNVVQKGTTKGTITNHDGEFSFQATPHSTIVFTYIGFAKQEIAWDGNSRLNVTLHEDSELLEEVVVVGYGTAQKVNLTGAVEQVTSKVFENRPITNITQGLVGVIPNLNISLTDGKPTQSPSYNVRGTTSIGQGGNALVLIDGVEGDPRMLNPNDIESVSVLKDAASASIYGARAAFGVVLITTKTASKGRTSLNYTGNLSSKRPTTVPDNIVDSYPWAKSFSDAWSNWNDDGRTPTAVNKTLSFSPEYLAEIKRRWEDPSLPRIEINPTTGAYEYYYSTDWYKELYKDSFFAQDHNVSVSGGNELASFYVSGRYNSEDGLYKYNTDTYSMYNLRARGNIQIFDWLLVDNNTEYSTMKYHQPINVGEGSNIWRNMADEGHPLAPLTNPDGTLTFPAAYTIGDRYLGKSGADLHQKIIKNKTALKADFFDKSLTLQADFTFQNTEYGHRQIRVQVPYSRYEGQIGYTGTNTNDLQERRSTTEYLATNVYANYLKSFNKKHNFEFLAGFNYEQSTYNNVTMTRNGIVYEDAKDINLALGNNINTSGGYSRWRIAGNFFRVNYNYLQRYLIEINGRYDGSSRFPSNQQWAFFPSFSAGWRLSEEAFWQVNPDVISNIKFRVSYGSLGNGSINPYTFTENFSISQSSRILGDTRPQRTSQPGVIPNTLTWETATTGNIGLDINALNNRISFTGDVYRRWTEDMYTVGPSVPAVFGTGVPKGNYASLKTTGWELSLNWMDGITLAGKPFNYNVKASLADSKAIITDYYNPDKLLTDYYVGQTIGEIWGYRVEGLFTSYEEIKSSPSQSNIPAHNTRVNHPGDLKFKNLDGDDEIYHGLNRVGDSGDKTIIGNKSPRYVFGLTLGADWNNFFFTTFFHGVGKQQWYPSTESRFWGQYNRPYNPYPRWQETKQFRPELQNFDAYLPFLSGYTASSGSRQLGMPNDRYLQNVAYIRLKTLNLGYTLPVSISSKLQADDIKIYLSGENLWTWSPLYKITKDTDVTNVWRAGSQLTGLDSDNTRGDGDGYNYPTLGTISVGLSINF, from the coding sequence ATGAACAAATTATTAAGATTTAAATTATTTGTATTGTCCTTGTGTTTTGCTTTAGCAATAAATGCACAAGACGCGACGCTTTCAGGCGTTGTAAGGGATGTGAGCAACAATCCGCTGATCGGTGTCAACGTCGTTCAAAAAGGAACTACTAAAGGAACCATCACCAATCATGACGGAGAATTCTCTTTTCAGGCTACGCCTCATTCAACCATAGTATTTACCTATATCGGATTTGCCAAACAGGAAATTGCCTGGGACGGGAACAGTCGATTGAATGTTACACTCCATGAAGATTCCGAACTATTGGAAGAAGTAGTGGTGGTTGGGTATGGAACCGCTCAAAAAGTAAACTTGACCGGAGCTGTTGAACAAGTAACCAGTAAAGTATTTGAGAACCGACCCATAACCAATATTACACAAGGCCTTGTAGGTGTTATTCCTAATTTAAACATCAGCTTGACAGATGGAAAACCCACTCAGTCTCCTTCTTATAATGTGAGGGGCACCACCTCTATCGGTCAGGGAGGAAATGCATTGGTGTTGATTGATGGCGTAGAGGGAGACCCTCGTATGCTGAATCCAAACGACATTGAAAGCGTCTCTGTTTTAAAAGATGCAGCCTCTGCTTCCATTTATGGTGCGAGAGCCGCATTTGGAGTTGTGTTGATTACAACTAAAACTGCGTCAAAAGGAAGAACATCATTGAATTACACCGGAAATTTGTCTTCCAAACGTCCTACAACTGTCCCCGACAATATCGTGGATTCATACCCGTGGGCAAAATCTTTTAGTGATGCATGGTCCAATTGGAATGATGACGGAAGAACACCCACCGCCGTCAATAAGACGCTCTCTTTCTCTCCAGAATACTTGGCCGAGATAAAAAGGAGATGGGAAGACCCCTCCTTACCGCGCATAGAGATAAATCCAACCACCGGAGCTTATGAATATTATTACAGCACCGATTGGTATAAGGAACTGTATAAGGATAGTTTTTTTGCACAGGATCACAATGTATCCGTTTCAGGAGGAAATGAACTGGCTTCTTTTTATGTAAGTGGGAGGTATAACAGTGAGGATGGACTCTATAAATACAACACGGATACCTATTCTATGTACAATCTTCGTGCCAGAGGCAACATCCAAATATTCGACTGGTTACTGGTCGATAATAATACAGAGTATTCAACAATGAAATACCATCAACCGATAAATGTGGGTGAAGGGAGCAACATCTGGCGCAATATGGCTGATGAAGGCCATCCTTTAGCCCCGCTCACAAATCCCGATGGAACCTTGACGTTTCCGGCTGCATATACCATTGGAGACAGGTATTTAGGGAAAAGTGGAGCCGACTTACATCAAAAAATTATTAAAAACAAAACCGCATTAAAAGCAGACTTTTTTGACAAAAGTTTAACATTGCAGGCCGATTTTACTTTTCAAAATACGGAATACGGTCATCGGCAAATACGGGTACAAGTGCCTTATAGCCGTTACGAAGGGCAGATCGGTTATACCGGCACAAACACGAATGACTTACAAGAACGTCGCTCTACAACAGAATATCTGGCAACAAATGTGTATGCCAATTATTTGAAGTCATTCAACAAAAAACATAATTTCGAATTCCTGGCAGGATTCAACTACGAACAATCTACTTATAATAATGTAACAATGACAAGAAACGGTATTGTTTACGAAGACGCAAAAGATATTAATCTTGCTTTGGGAAATAACATCAACACATCAGGCGGATATAGCAGGTGGCGGATTGCAGGAAATTTCTTCCGTGTAAACTACAATTACCTGCAAAGGTACCTGATTGAGATAAACGGGCGTTATGACGGTTCATCAAGATTTCCAAGCAACCAACAGTGGGCATTCTTTCCTTCATTTTCCGCAGGTTGGCGATTATCTGAAGAGGCCTTCTGGCAGGTTAATCCCGATGTTATTTCAAACATCAAGTTTAGAGTGTCATACGGATCTTTGGGTAATGGATCCATTAATCCATATACGTTTACAGAGAACTTCAGCATCAGCCAATCCTCCCGGATACTGGGAGACACACGTCCTCAGCGCACATCACAGCCGGGAGTCATTCCCAATACACTTACCTGGGAGACCGCCACTACCGGCAACATCGGACTAGATATCAACGCTCTGAACAATCGAATTTCCTTTACCGGTGATGTATACAGGAGATGGACAGAAGATATGTATACTGTGGGTCCAAGCGTACCGGCTGTTTTCGGAACCGGAGTTCCAAAAGGAAATTATGCCTCCCTAAAGACAACAGGCTGGGAGTTAAGCTTGAACTGGATGGATGGGATTACTTTAGCCGGCAAGCCTTTCAATTATAATGTAAAGGCAAGCCTTGCCGATTCCAAAGCGATCATAACCGATTATTACAATCCCGACAAGCTCCTTACCGACTATTATGTGGGCCAGACAATAGGTGAGATCTGGGGATATAGGGTTGAAGGATTATTTACCTCCTATGAAGAAATAAAAAGTTCTCCCTCTCAATCCAATATTCCTGCTCACAATACGCGTGTAAATCATCCGGGTGATTTAAAATTCAAAAATCTGGATGGCGATGATGAAATTTATCACGGGCTAAACCGTGTAGGAGACTCAGGCGACAAGACGATAATCGGCAACAAATCACCGCGCTATGTATTTGGATTGACGTTAGGGGCTGACTGGAATAATTTTTTCTTCACAACTTTTTTTCACGGTGTTGGAAAACAACAGTGGTATCCCTCCACAGAATCGAGATTCTGGGGACAATATAACAGGCCGTACAACCCATATCCTCGTTGGCAGGAAACCAAACAGTTCCGGCCCGAATTACAAAACTTTGACGCCTATCTCCCATTCTTATCCGGCTATACAGCATCAAGTGGAAGCCGTCAACTGGGAATGCCTAACGACCGATATTTGCAGAACGTAGCTTATATACGTTTAAAAACACTGAATTTGGGATATACACTTCCTGTTTCGATCTCATCCAAACTCCAGGCTGACGACATAAAAATATATCTTTCCGGTGAAAATTTATGGACTTGGTCACCTTTATATAAAATCACAAAAGACACGGATGTTACCAATGTGTGGAGAGCTGGGTCACAATTAACCGGTTTGGACAGCGACAATACCCGAGGTGACGGAGATGGCTATAATTATCCTACACTCGGCACAATTTCTGTGGGTTTATCCATTAACTTTTAA
- a CDS encoding RagB/SusD family nutrient uptake outer membrane protein, translating to MKKNIRHIFASMLVLTGFLSCDMEELPQATASRVAIFESASGLELYSNSFYEILPTPYDGVFAIDDNSDLVARNGVDTRFMPNALSPTTSGGWSWGNLRNINYFIENAEESTVPTKDHYLGLARFFRAYFYFDKVKRFGDVPWIDRTIDVDDEETLYAPRDDRFEVMEHVLEDLNYAISHISDKSEPTRTLITRDVARAFKTRVCLYEASFRKYHTSYGKEGTANKWFEEVVKTADEIQGYTLVEGPSAYRNLFLQKIPNSNEVILAVTLDADLQVFSSRNRRVISPTYGNRPSLTRRFINTYLNIDGTPFTSNPNYKTTPFAEEVKNRDGRLQQTIRMGNYRRTENGVPVIAPPNLDQAYTGYQIIKGCYDERFPYDDESRNENAHIIFRYAEILLNKAEALAELGTMTDTQWASTIGALRARAGITGPSLTQKPVTADPYMVNFYNNRFTDPVLLEVLRERAVEMITEGLRPDDLSRWRLGELFAEAPMNGMYVPAPGEYDLNEDGVMDVCFYIGKRPANATASIFVDVTSEGVGRRVLSEGDSGEVIWNPGQREWLDKKYLYPIPEADRLKNPNLGQNPGW from the coding sequence ATGAAGAAAAATATACGACACATCTTTGCAAGCATGCTGGTCCTGACTGGATTTCTAAGCTGCGACATGGAAGAATTACCGCAGGCCACGGCTTCACGTGTAGCCATTTTTGAGTCAGCCAGCGGACTGGAACTTTATTCCAATTCCTTTTACGAAATACTGCCCACTCCATACGACGGTGTCTTTGCCATTGACGACAATTCGGATTTAGTAGCGCGCAACGGGGTTGATACACGATTCATGCCCAATGCCCTGAGTCCTACAACAAGTGGCGGTTGGTCGTGGGGAAACCTACGCAATATCAACTATTTCATTGAGAATGCTGAAGAAAGTACGGTACCCACAAAAGATCACTACCTGGGCCTTGCCCGCTTTTTCCGGGCTTATTTCTACTTTGACAAGGTCAAACGATTCGGAGATGTGCCCTGGATTGATCGCACTATTGATGTTGATGATGAGGAAACCCTTTATGCTCCGAGGGATGATCGTTTTGAAGTCATGGAACATGTGTTGGAAGATTTAAATTACGCAATATCGCATATATCCGACAAGTCAGAACCTACCCGAACCCTGATTACCAGGGATGTAGCCAGAGCATTTAAAACAAGGGTATGCCTGTATGAAGCATCCTTTAGGAAGTATCACACATCGTATGGCAAAGAGGGAACAGCCAACAAGTGGTTCGAAGAAGTTGTTAAAACAGCTGATGAAATTCAAGGATACACATTGGTAGAAGGGCCATCTGCTTACAGGAATCTGTTTCTGCAGAAAATACCCAACAGCAACGAAGTAATTCTGGCCGTCACATTAGATGCCGATCTGCAGGTGTTTAGCTCCAGAAACAGGAGAGTTATCAGTCCTACATATGGCAACAGGCCGTCGTTAACACGCCGCTTTATCAACACCTATCTAAATATTGACGGCACCCCTTTTACAAGTAATCCCAACTACAAGACAACTCCTTTTGCAGAAGAAGTTAAAAACAGGGATGGCCGCCTACAACAAACGATACGTATGGGAAATTATCGACGTACCGAGAACGGGGTTCCCGTTATTGCACCGCCTAACCTCGACCAAGCTTACACGGGCTACCAGATTATCAAAGGGTGTTACGACGAGCGTTTTCCTTATGACGATGAAAGCCGAAATGAAAATGCACACATTATTTTCCGTTACGCCGAGATTCTCTTGAACAAGGCCGAAGCTTTGGCTGAACTGGGAACAATGACCGATACCCAGTGGGCGTCTACCATTGGAGCCTTGAGAGCCCGTGCCGGAATTACAGGTCCTTCCCTGACACAGAAACCTGTAACAGCCGACCCCTATATGGTGAACTTTTACAACAATAGATTTACCGATCCTGTGCTGCTAGAAGTCCTTCGGGAGCGTGCGGTAGAGATGATAACGGAAGGACTGAGGCCTGATGATTTGTCACGATGGCGCTTGGGTGAATTATTTGCTGAAGCTCCTATGAACGGAATGTATGTTCCTGCTCCAGGAGAATACGATCTTAACGAAGACGGAGTAATGGATGTCTGTTTTTATATAGGTAAACGGCCTGCTAATGCTACAGCTTCAATCTTTGTGGATGTCACATCGGAAGGGGTTGGTAGGAGAGTTTTATCTGAAGGTGATTCCGGTGAAGTTATCTGGAATCCGGGGCAGCGGGAATGGTTAGACAAAAAGTACCTTTATCCTATTCCTGAAGCCGACAGGCTAAAAAATCCCAACTTAGGGCAAAACCCCGGTTGGTAA
- a CDS encoding endonuclease/exonuclease/phosphatase family protein, whose amino-acid sequence MRTTIIWAHLFLLISIVLSAPKSKVARFNVASYNLRMDTPRDSMDSWEHRKDMVNGLIRFHDFDIFGTQEGFHHQITDIIKPGDYAYTGVGRDDGKDAGEHSAIIYKKNKFLVLDKGDFWFSETPEIPGKGWDAICCNRICSWAKFKDIISGKEFYFFNVHYDHQGKEARKQSSILLMKKIRKIAAGYPVICTGDFNATPDSEPIKIINENGLLNDSYKVTLQPPYGTTGTSNSFNIFAKMKNRIDYIWISKEFTVNKYGVLNDVQYGHFPSDHFPVMINVSF is encoded by the coding sequence ATGAGAACAACAATTATTTGGGCACACCTCTTTTTATTGATTTCAATTGTCCTCTCAGCCCCCAAAAGCAAGGTGGCCAGATTCAATGTAGCCTCTTATAACCTCCGTATGGATACCCCAAGGGACAGCATGGATTCATGGGAACACCGTAAAGATATGGTAAATGGTCTGATACGCTTTCATGATTTTGATATTTTCGGCACACAGGAAGGATTTCACCATCAGATAACGGATATAATTAAACCTGGAGATTATGCTTATACAGGAGTGGGGCGAGACGATGGCAAAGATGCCGGAGAACATTCTGCCATAATTTATAAAAAAAATAAATTTCTGGTTCTGGATAAAGGCGATTTCTGGTTCTCTGAGACTCCCGAAATCCCAGGAAAAGGATGGGATGCCATCTGTTGTAACCGTATCTGTTCATGGGCAAAGTTCAAAGACATTATATCCGGTAAAGAGTTTTATTTCTTTAATGTACATTATGACCATCAGGGAAAAGAGGCTCGAAAACAATCATCTATATTGTTGATGAAAAAAATTCGCAAGATTGCAGCAGGTTATCCTGTAATCTGTACAGGCGATTTTAACGCGACCCCCGATTCCGAACCTATTAAAATCATTAATGAAAACGGGCTACTCAACGACTCATACAAAGTCACTCTTCAGCCTCCTTATGGTACAACCGGTACCTCCAACTCGTTTAATATCTTTGCGAAAATGAAAAACAGAATTGATTATATCTGGATAAGTAAAGAATTTACAGTTAACAAATATGGCGTTCTGAACGATGTACAATATGGACATTTTCCTTCCGATCATTTTCCGGTAATGATAAACGTGAGTTTTTAG
- a CDS encoding sialate O-acetylesterase, whose translation MKKITKRVCLILLLSSALFSLNAEIRMPAIFGDNMVLQQQSEAAIWGWAKANTSVRVTTSWNKKSYSAKSDGQGYWKLKVKTPAAGYTPYTITISDGKAVTLNNILIGEVWVCSGQSNMEMPMKGFGNQPIEGGPEAIATSRNHGIRCFTMKKASKSAPQTDGEGYWEVAGPETTPDFTATGYYFGRLLNQTLDVPVGLIHTSWGGSRIEAWMTPSSIKSVIPDVQIPATDADIKSQNGTPTVLYNGMLHPIVGYGIRGAIWYQGEANRGEPDRYVELFDRMVREWRTIWEVGEFPFYYCQIAPFNYGGGFNSAFIREAQAKGMKTTPNTGMAVLMDSDSPGCIHPPKKKYAGERLALWALAKTYGMDKMHYRSPEIQSLTVDGRVAILTMDIPSSPGLTTHGKEILQFQVAGDNKWFHPAKAAVAGNRIYVFSPNVEKPVAVRYCFNDTEATEIFTVEGNLPISSFRTDDW comes from the coding sequence ATGAAAAAAATTACAAAACGAGTATGTCTTATTTTATTGCTGTCTTCTGCCCTGTTCTCATTGAACGCGGAAATCAGAATGCCGGCCATTTTTGGTGATAATATGGTATTGCAGCAACAATCGGAGGCTGCAATCTGGGGCTGGGCAAAAGCAAACACCTCCGTACGGGTAACCACCTCCTGGAACAAGAAAAGCTATTCGGCGAAAAGTGACGGACAAGGGTATTGGAAACTGAAGGTAAAGACACCGGCAGCAGGCTATACACCCTATACCATCACCATAAGCGACGGCAAAGCGGTCACATTGAATAATATCCTGATCGGAGAAGTATGGGTCTGTTCGGGGCAATCCAACATGGAGATGCCGATGAAGGGATTTGGAAACCAACCGATCGAGGGAGGGCCGGAAGCTATTGCCACTTCCAGGAATCACGGCATCCGTTGCTTCACCATGAAAAAGGCTTCCAAGTCAGCCCCTCAGACCGACGGTGAAGGCTACTGGGAGGTTGCGGGGCCGGAGACAACACCGGATTTCACGGCGACAGGCTATTACTTCGGCCGCTTGCTGAATCAGACGCTGGACGTTCCTGTCGGACTGATCCACACCAGCTGGGGAGGTTCGCGCATCGAAGCATGGATGACGCCTTCTTCCATCAAAAGCGTGATCCCCGACGTTCAGATACCCGCGACCGACGCCGACATAAAATCACAGAACGGGACACCCACCGTATTATATAACGGTATGCTGCATCCTATCGTAGGGTATGGTATACGCGGCGCTATCTGGTATCAGGGCGAAGCCAACCGGGGTGAACCGGACAGATACGTGGAGCTGTTTGACAGGATGGTGCGCGAATGGCGTACGATCTGGGAAGTGGGCGAATTTCCGTTTTATTACTGTCAAATTGCTCCTTTCAACTACGGAGGCGGGTTTAACTCTGCCTTTATTCGCGAAGCACAGGCCAAAGGGATGAAGACCACACCCAACACGGGAATGGCCGTCCTGATGGATTCGGACAGTCCCGGTTGCATTCATCCGCCTAAAAAGAAATATGCCGGTGAGCGCTTGGCGCTTTGGGCACTGGCGAAAACATACGGTATGGACAAGATGCATTACCGCAGTCCGGAAATTCAGTCCTTAACCGTGGACGGACGAGTAGCCATTCTCACGATGGACATTCCTTCCAGCCCGGGACTCACCACGCACGGGAAAGAGATCCTACAGTTTCAGGTTGCCGGAGATAACAAATGGTTCCATCCGGCCAAGGCGGCTGTTGCCGGTAACCGGATTTATGTTTTCTCACCCAACGTGGAAAAACCGGTAGCTGTTCGTTACTGTTTTAACGACACCGAAGCAACGGAAATATTCACAGTGGAAGGAAACCTTCCAATTTCTTCTTTCCGTACCGATGACTGGTAA
- the rpsU gene encoding 30S ribosomal protein S21 — translation MIVVQLKEGENIERALKKFKRKYEKTGVVKELRGRQAYTKPSVKKRKSKQHAIYVQQMQQNEE, via the coding sequence ATGATAGTAGTACAACTGAAAGAAGGCGAAAACATTGAAAGAGCCTTGAAAAAATTTAAACGTAAATATGAAAAAACTGGCGTGGTAAAAGAACTTCGCGGCCGTCAGGCCTATACAAAGCCTTCGGTAAAAAAGCGCAAATCAAAACAACACGCCATTTATGTACAGCAAATGCAACAAAATGAAGAATAA
- a CDS encoding tyrosine recombinase XerC codes for MWKEKFIKYLRYEKNYSSLTEIAYLKDLTQFEEFITEICGEFNPANIDSDLIRIWMSRLMEQKLKARSVNRKLSAVKSFFRYLKKNEVIARNPAEAVAGPKASKRLPSFVNDREMTQVIDDSLDYTDDFRGHRDRFIIELLYLTGMRRAELIALKDSDVDLSSCTLRVTGKRNKQRIIPFSDDTREKIKNYIQIRDAEIENKSPFLFVKEDGAPLYPKLVYNIVNEHLSNIPTLSKKSPHVLRHSFATEMLNNGAEINVVKELLGHSSLASTEVYTHVTFEELKKAYHNAHPRAKK; via the coding sequence ATGTGGAAAGAAAAATTCATAAAATATCTCCGTTATGAGAAGAACTATTCCTCTCTAACGGAGATTGCTTATTTAAAAGACCTTACACAGTTCGAGGAATTTATAACAGAAATATGTGGGGAATTCAACCCGGCTAATATTGATAGCGACCTTATACGTATATGGATGAGCAGGCTGATGGAACAGAAATTGAAAGCCCGTTCGGTAAACAGGAAACTAAGCGCGGTGAAGTCGTTTTTCCGATACCTGAAAAAGAACGAAGTAATCGCCCGAAATCCCGCCGAAGCCGTTGCAGGGCCGAAAGCCTCAAAAAGGCTTCCATCTTTTGTAAACGACCGGGAGATGACACAAGTAATTGATGATTCACTTGATTATACCGATGATTTTCGTGGGCATCGCGACAGGTTCATTATTGAACTGTTATATCTTACCGGGATGCGGCGTGCCGAGCTGATTGCCCTGAAAGACAGCGACGTTGATCTCTCTTCATGCACGCTTCGTGTAACAGGAAAACGTAATAAACAGCGTATTATACCTTTTTCTGACGATACAAGAGAAAAAATTAAAAATTACATTCAGATAAGAGACGCCGAAATAGAGAACAAATCTCCTTTTCTGTTTGTTAAAGAAGATGGAGCACCTTTATATCCTAAACTGGTTTATAACATAGTTAATGAACATCTCAGCAACATCCCCACTTTATCAAAAAAAAGTCCGCACGTGCTACGGCACTCTTTTGCCACCGAAATGTTGAATAACGGTGCAGAGATTAATGTGGTAAAGGAACTGCTGGGGCACTCAAGCCTTGCTTCAACAGAGGTCTATACACACGTTACATTTGAAGAATTGAAAAAAGCTTATCATAACGCTCACCCAAGAGCAAAAAAATGA
- the hpf gene encoding ribosome hibernation-promoting factor, HPF/YfiA family, which translates to MELTIQSVNFDATDQLKAFIEKKIKKLERFTDDIIQAEVILRVVKPETANNKDAAVKLNLRHREAFANKKADSFEEAIDLCAMAIEKQIIKTKEKKER; encoded by the coding sequence ATGGAACTAACAATTCAATCTGTAAATTTTGACGCTACCGACCAGCTGAAAGCGTTCATTGAGAAAAAAATTAAAAAACTGGAGCGATTCACCGATGATATTATCCAAGCTGAAGTAATCCTCAGGGTGGTAAAACCGGAAACTGCAAATAATAAAGATGCAGCAGTGAAATTAAACCTCAGACACAGAGAAGCATTTGCAAACAAAAAAGCCGATTCATTTGAAGAAGCCATAGATCTATGCGCTATGGCGATAGAAAAACAAATAATTAAAACCAAAGAAAAAAAGGAGAGATGA
- the tuf gene encoding elongation factor Tu gives MAKEHFNRTKPHVNIGTIGHVDHGKTTLTAAITTVLGKKGFSQVRSFDSIDNAPEEKERGITINTSHVEYETENRHYAHVDCPGHADYVKNMVTGAAQMDGAIIVVAATDGPMPQTREHILLARQVNVPRLVVFMNKVDLVDDEEMLELVEMEMRELLSFYNFDGDNTPIIRGSALGGLNGEPKWEEKIMELMNAVDTWIPLPPRDVDKPFLMPVEDVFSITGRGTVATGRIETGIIKTGEEVQIIGLGAEGRKSVVTGVEMFRKILDEGQAGDNVGLLLRGIEKDEIKRGMVLSHPGKVKPHSKFKAEVYILKKEEGGRHTPFHNHYRPQFYIRTLDVTGEIQLPEGVEMVMPGDNVTIEVDLIYPVACNIGLRFAIREGGRTVGAGQITELID, from the coding sequence ATGGCAAAAGAACATTTTAACCGGACGAAACCGCATGTAAACATCGGTACAATAGGTCACGTTGACCACGGTAAAACTACCTTAACGGCTGCAATCACAACCGTATTAGGTAAAAAAGGATTCTCGCAGGTTCGTTCGTTCGATTCAATCGACAACGCTCCAGAAGAGAAAGAGAGAGGTATAACCATTAATACTTCACACGTTGAATACGAAACTGAAAATCGTCACTATGCTCACGTTGACTGTCCCGGCCACGCCGACTATGTGAAGAACATGGTTACAGGTGCTGCCCAGATGGACGGTGCAATAATTGTAGTTGCAGCAACTGACGGTCCGATGCCCCAGACACGTGAGCACATCCTTTTGGCCCGTCAGGTAAACGTTCCCAGACTGGTTGTTTTTATGAACAAGGTTGACCTGGTTGACGACGAGGAGATGCTGGAATTGGTTGAAATGGAAATGCGAGAACTGCTCTCATTCTACAACTTCGACGGAGACAACACGCCCATTATCAGAGGTTCAGCACTTGGCGGTTTGAATGGCGAGCCCAAATGGGAAGAAAAGATCATGGAGTTAATGAACGCTGTTGACACTTGGATTCCACTGCCTCCGCGCGATGTGGACAAACCTTTCCTTATGCCGGTTGAAGACGTATTTTCTATCACCGGACGTGGAACCGTTGCTACAGGCCGTATAGAAACAGGTATTATTAAAACCGGCGAAGAGGTTCAGATTATCGGTCTTGGAGCAGAAGGCAGGAAATCTGTTGTTACAGGTGTGGAAATGTTCCGCAAGATTCTCGACGAAGGCCAGGCTGGTGACAACGTAGGGTTGCTACTCCGCGGCATCGAAAAAGATGAAATCAAGCGCGGTATGGTTCTCTCTCACCCGGGCAAGGTTAAACCTCACTCTAAATTCAAAGCTGAGGTATATATTCTGAAGAAAGAAGAAGGAGGACGTCATACTCCGTTCCACAACCATTACCGTCCTCAGTTCTATATACGCACACTCGACGTTACCGGAGAGATTCAGTTGCCCGAAGGCGTAGAAATGGTTATGCCGGGCGACAACGTAACCATCGAGGTAGATCTCATCTATCCTGTTGCATGTAACATTGGTCTTCGTTTCGCTATACGCGAAGGTGGCCGCACGGTTGGTGCAGGACAGATTACGGAGCTGATCGATTAA
- the secE gene encoding preprotein translocase subunit SecE, whose amino-acid sequence MKKIVAYLKDSYNELVHKVSWPSREELSGSTVIVLIASLIIALIVFGIDSLFEWIVKLLYGIL is encoded by the coding sequence ATGAAAAAAATAGTTGCATATCTTAAGGATTCTTATAATGAACTAGTTCACAAAGTATCCTGGCCATCCAGAGAAGAGCTTTCCGGTAGTACGGTAATTGTATTGATTGCTTCCCTTATAATTGCCCTGATTGTTTTCGGAATAGACTCTTTATTTGAGTGGATAGTTAAACTCCTGTACGGTATTTTATAA